The Drosophila sulfurigaster albostrigata strain 15112-1811.04 chromosome 3, ASM2355843v2, whole genome shotgun sequence genomic sequence CAAAGGAGGCGTCAACTTTGTGGACGACAGTGGCATGTCGATATTGGCGCATGCGAGCTTCAAGGGCAATAAGGAGGCGGTGCAGCTACTGTTGGACATGGTAAGTTTTGTCTACGGTGAAGTGAAGACTTCGAAAAATACTTTGATTCCTTATATGCACAGGGAGCAGACATCAATCTGAATCAGCATGGTGCGGACTATACACCTTTGCATTTTGCCGCCCTGTCGGGCAACACGAACGTTTGCCGCCAGCTGCTAGACGCGGGTATCAATGCGAATAGCATCAACAGCGTAAATCGTACTGCATCCCAGATGGCCGCCTTCGTAGGCAACCACGCCTGTGTTGAGACCATCAATAACTACGTTTCGCTGGCAAGTCTGGAGTATTATACACAGCTGCAtgggcagcagcaggagcCGCAAATCCCGCCTGCCCTTTTAAAATCTTTTCACACCTTTGTCACGGAAATCAATCTGCATCCCGTTCGCATCACGCTCAATGCCCAATCACTAGGGTTACTCAAGCTGCTGGCCAATCTGCGCAAGGCTTTGACGCTGATGTGCGAGAAGGAGATGCAAAAGACACACGATATCAATGAGCTGATGGCATTCAAGTATCACTATCTGGGCTGGATTGTGGGTGAGCTGTTGCGTTGCGAGGAGCAATTCAAGGCGCAACACAAGGACAAGCCAGCGGAAGGCGATGCCGCTAACAAAGGCGGCGATTTTGTCGAGGTGTTTGTAAAGCGTGTGCTTAAGGAGAACAAGCTAGGGCAGCTAGACTATGTGGAGTTTACGGTACGCGAATGTGCGCGCGAGTTTCCTTACCGAGAGTGCACTGTATTCCGGCAGATAGCCACCCAACTGGGTGGCAAAGATGCAGCTCCCGCTTTGGTAATCCTGCGCAATGCCATCAACGGCTTGAGAGGTTTTGTGGTAAGTTTTATTGCCAGCTACAAGAGTGTAATATTAATGTCGTATGATTTTTCAGGACGAGACGAGCTACTGCAGTACATGCGGACAGGAGAAACCCGACAAGAAGTGCTCCAAGTGTAAAGCGGTGCAGTACTGCGATCGAGAGTGCCAACGTCTCCATTGGTTCATGCACAAGAAGAGTTGTCCACGTCTGTTGGCCGCCGTTCTGGCCGGAAAAAAGGATCAGCCCAAGGCGCCCATTGATGCCTCTGAGTTGCGTGAGGAGCTGGCCAAATTGTCCGCATAACTGCATTTTAAGTCATCTAAAATAAACTCGAGAAATGTATGAAAACGTTTCAATATCCAAATAAGTCCAATGCTGGTTGTCGTTAAATTGCGGTAGCGCCATCTCTTCAAAGAACTGGTAATCAAAGCAGTGGCGCTATCTATCGAAAAATAGCAAAACTTATCGTTAGCAGTGGCGACATCTGTTCAATAAACCcgtgaaattatttttgtaggaGTGGCAATATCTGTCCAAATCAAgccttgttatgtttgcacgcagatcaagtttgtttcaaatttttacccGCCCATTTGTGTTTAATCGCAAGttttcaggaattataaaGAGTGTTACACTATTgttcaatcaaataaaataaatacaaatatgagTAAGAAGATTCAAGCTcattaagtttgttttttaatgcaGAACAGATAAACTGCTAGGAAAAGCAcgattatacatatatgaaatgaATGTATAATCGATAATTGTCAAATAGATAAATCGATAAAGTAACTTAAATTAACTTGTCTCCGCAGTAATTTGCAACATTTCCGAGTGACAGTCATAATTGTAAAGTCTGTTGAATATTTGtctgattttaatttcgaGAATTGATTTAATGAGGAGGAATTGGAATACACCCAATTCATCATGGATGAAGATGTAGAAAAATCATCATATCAGAGAAAAGTTAGGTAagtaataaatgaattgaataaatgaatCAAGACTCGCTGTTATTCAATAATCCTTAGATTGCGACTTCAAGCTATCGAAGGAGTGGAAAATGCAAGATTGTATGAGCAACAACTTAATTACAGTAATAAAAGCACTTCCGAAGAATCAGAATATGTTGAAGATAATTTCGAAAGCGCAACAAATGATGAATATGATAATCTATTATCTATGGATGAAGACGTAGAAGAAACATCATATCAGAAAAGAGTCGggtacatactatatattaaatcaGTCGCTGAATTTGAAGGTTGctataatattgtattactTTAGGCGCAAGTTAAAGAAGCAAGAGGAGAAGGAGCGAGTGGAAAGTTGCAGGCTTGAAGATGTTATTGATAATTATAGTATGGACCAATCTGAATACGATCAATTTACTGAAGATGAAAATGTAGAATCGTCCTCTCAGAGAAAAGTTCggtaaatattaatttaatatctgAATTTGGGAATCGCAGTTATACAATATGCCATAGATGCAAGGGAGAGAAAGCTGACCTAAAGGCAAATCGTCAACTTCAAGGTgaagaaatggaaaatgatatattttatgagcAACAATTTCAACATCCTTATTcagaaaattatgaaaatactaTTGAAGAATCACAATTTGGCAGaaacgaaatgcaaaatgtaCAATATAGTAAAATGGAACAATCTCAATATGATGAATATGAAGTTGATGAATtcaagaaagaaagaaaagtcgGGTAAATATTGAGCTAATATctaattttcgaaatttgcaGATACTATGTTATTTTTAGAAGCAAGAAAAAGAATGAACATTATAATAATGTGACAGAATTATCAGACAATACAGAAAACATATTTGAGAAATCCGAATATAGTGaacataattttgaaaataaattggaatATGCTCAAGAAGAAACATCATATCAGAGAAAAGCCAGGTAAcgataaaataaatctttcaatttgaaagttgaaattattcaatattcTGAAGGCGCAAGTTGAAAAAGCAAGAGGAACGAATGAAAATGTGCAGGTTTCAGGAAATGGAGGAGCAACAACTTAGCGAAACGGGAGAATcacaatattataatatggAGCAATCGCAAAATAATGCGATTCGAACCATGCAACCATCAAGATATGGCCATTTTGATATCGAAGAAGAAGGCGAAGAAGGAAAAGAGGCACCATACAATAAAACACATaagtaaacatttattaataatactaCACTTTCTTCATGCtcacaacaaattataatatgttTCGCTTTGGTACTTCGAATACGTCGCACGCTTCGTTTTTACGTATTTACGTTGAAgcttaaatgaatataaattaattttatttttaaaattaaaactttttaacaGACGCAAGAAAAAATCCAAGAAGAAAAAGAACTTCGAAGAAGGATCAGAATCAGACACTATGAAAGAAGGTGATCAAATACAACCTAAGTAAGCAATGATCTTATCCCTGAATTTGAGAGTAGCAGCTAATATAAATCTCTATATTGAAGAGCTTCTACGAAGCGCAAGAAAAAATcgaagaaaaagaaacgaaagcGAAAGGAAGATTCAAGTGATTGTAATTATGTTACGGAGGAATCACATAATAATGAAGAAACCAGGTGAGCATCGATTATATCTTCGAATCGTAGAGTCATTCTTATTTGCCgtttatatacaacaaaatttgaatacttttgTGAGTTCGACTACTAactttatttctaaaatatctTCGAGATTTGCTCAATCTCAATATTGTGATATGGGTGATGGTGAAAATAATGGAATGGAAGAATCGCGAATTGGtgaaatttttgaaaactCACAATGTCGTAAAAAATCTCTATgttatgaatataatatagaaaGATTGTGCACTGATGatgaaaacaagaaagaatCACAATATCACAATATGGATCAATCAGAATATGGCCAAGAAGAAACATCGTATGAGAGAAAAGTTAGGTAAACACAAAATCAATCTGTCAATTTAAATGTCGcagtaattaaatattcttaagaCGCAAGTTGAAGAAGCAAGAAAAGAAGCGAATGAAAATAGTGGAGGATGCGACATTGTacgagaaacaacaacaacaatcgcaatATAATGAAAACGTAGCACAAGAATTACTATACGGGCAATACAACATGGAACCATCAAGATATGGCCAATTTGATATCGCAGAAAAAGgcgaaaaaggaaaagagCGACATTGCCATAAGAAGCATaagtaaacatttattaataatactcAACTTGCCTCACAAATAGTTAAATGTTGCGCTTTGGTACTTTAAATAAGTCGCATGCTTCGTTTACgtctttaaattgttttaattaatatacgttttcttatttaaaatcaacttaatttgaaattgaaaatattgttttgaagcttatatgaatatacactaattttatatttacactattaataagttttaaaattgaaattttgtaacAGACACAAGAAAAAATccaagaagaacaagaagaaaaagaagaacttTGAAGAAGGATCAGAATATAATGAAGACACTATGAAAGAAGGTGAACCAACATATCTAATACATTCCAAGTAAGCAATGATTTTATGCCTGAGTATGAGAGTAGCAGCCAATAAAAATCTTTATATTAAAGAAGTTCTACGGAGCGCCAGAAAAAATcgaagaaaaagaaacgaaagcTAAAGGAAGATTCAAGTGATTGTAATTATGTTGCGGAGGAATCACATAATAATGAAGAAACCAGGTAAGCATCGAATATATCATCGAATTTGAGTCATTTTTATTCACcgtttataaacaaaataaaattttatacttttgtCAATTCGGCTAATAactttatttctaaaatatctTCGAAATTAAGTCAATTTGACGAAGAATCACAATATTGTGATATGGGGACCCAACattatgaaaattatgaaaatgaagAATCGCAAATCGGTGAAAAATTTGAAGACTCacaatataatgaaaatatggTAATGCCACAATATTATGAAAACTATAGAGAAGAATTAATGTATTGTAAAAATAACATGAGAGAATGGcaatataatatgaattatatgGAATCTTCGCAATctgaaaatcataaaaacgAAGTACAGCTTCCTAATCCAGATTTCGAACAAGACTCAGATAAAACACTTGAAAACTCTCCACCTCAAAGAAAATCCAGGTAAgcaatttttgatttgaaaataattaaggAAGATGCAGTATGATGTGCTCGAGAGTATGCTATTATCGTAAAATCATATCAAATATAGTAGAGTACAAAATTGATCATATTTTCAACGAAAGATCCGATAGGAGCACTCTGATTTTGTCATATagcattatttaattaagtcTGTAGCTATTATTGTGTGTTGCAAAATTTAGATGTAAAAATATGCTTACTATCCGAATGAGtataaaattctcaaaataatCGCCAGCTGAGAGAACACGCAGATTTAGaattattgattaaaaaacTAACTCTAATTTAATcgacatatacatatgtgatCAAAGGCCCCACACGAAGCGCAAGGCAACTGCAATAGAAGAGAATCCTCCGAAAATTCCCAGGTAAGCtatattgcatttaataattttaaaaattaatcgaTATCTTTTTGAAAGGACTTACATCAAACGTCAGACAAATACTAACAggtaaatatttcttataataatgatatttatttatatattgtttataatgtGTATTCACTGATTGAACTATCGACGCATAACGCAAGAGTTAGGAGACTGATATTTGTCATGAACATTGTTAAAGTAAATTTCTTTTGCGAAAAACAGTAATTCATACTCTGACTGCTTTTCTTGCAAACTATATGTGATTCAGTATTGATTAGGGGAATTTTTTTTACAAGATAAAAGTTATTTCATCaaccatattttaaatacctAACATTTTGCGTAGGAACTAGGAATTCAtcgaattaaaaatgtttttattttaataaatacataaacataaatatttaataaatatctaCTTCATTTGAAAGTTTTACTACCATCAGCGACAAGACAGCAATATGGCAGTGTGAGAAAAGAGAAACCCTAGCTGAGAAAATGGCAAGGTAAGCAAATCGTAGAAAAACgtattaagttttttttttttatctaggAAGAAGTGTCTAATATATGAGTACATTATATAGATTTAACATCCACGATGAGCAAAGGCGACGTTTTCTAAGCCTTGACGATGCTCCGAAGACAGAATCAACAGGACATGAATTATCATCCGTTTCAGACGCTCCTGCagataattataataattcatCATCTTTATCAGATGACGTTCCAATTGACGAAGATACTACATTTGAGCCGGGACGAGTGGAGAGCGTGCAACAGTATCTAGCCCCCCTTCCGTATGAACGGACTGCACACCTCAGGTGTACACATGAAAAAATGAGACCAAGCTCCGAAGAGATATGGGAAATGTTTAAGGATTTTGAGGCAGGTGGCAAGGCCGTTTGGCCTGTCACCTGTCGCATAGAAAAAGCTACTTCAACGGATGACATTGAGGAAGCAACGCCAAAACGATTGCGTAGACGGAAAGCTGAAACAGTTCCCAGGATTTCTGCAGAGAAGCAGTTGCAGGCGGCTGTGTTATCGATAAGTGGCGACTTTGAGGATTGGAAAGTCTATGTGCCAGACTCATCGTCAGATGAGGAAGAGAAAATACCGAATTCGAGAGATGATCAGCAAGCGGTTGAGCAATCGGATGAGAAATCGAACGAGAAAGCCGAAGAGAAAACGGATGAAAAACTTAATGAGAAATCAGAGAGGAAAACAGATAAGAAATCAGATGAGAAACCGAAGCAGACACAGGACCAGACATTGAATCAGATTTATGACCAGGCCGAGCAACTAAAAGTCGAAACTTTTTATCAATCACTAGGATTAAGTACCGCGCTAATTTACAACTCAGAATATGTTCAAATGCTGAATATGTGTGCAACAGAAAGTGGCATATCCGACGTAAGTGTGAGGCTCAAAGCAAAAGTCCGTAACAAGGTAAAGCAAGAATTGCAGGATGAATCCAAAGATGGTGTGAAACCCGTATTGAGAGAGGCATCGATGACACCAACTCCATTTGAAGAACTACCCAAAATGTTGCGGACAGAATGTAGCGTCAATTTTGAGCGTCTTGATACATATACCAGAATCGATCTGGATCATCATATAGATCTATGCAGTCTGACGGACAAAAAACTTCCCGAGCAGGTAGAGTACGACAAATACATTCATGTGGTAAGGCTTTGGATCAAGGATAATAAGAACGCTTGGTTCTGGGAGAATGGCGCCTGCTTTATCCCCAATGCAAATGAGCGTTTAGTGGACCAAATCTTGGAGTTTGGGAAGTTCTTGGGCTGCAAAACCAAGCCGAGAATACGCCATTCCCACATAGGTCGAGTTCTGCGATTTCCTTGGCCGATTGACGTGGACAAATTCTGTAAATATTATGGATTGTCTGACCCCGTCTTGGAGAATGACCGCAAGATTGGCTATTATGTGCACAAGAATCTGGAAGGTGTATTTGCCAAAGTATTCGCAAGTGGGCTGGTGGAGATATACGCCATGAATCCAGGCGAATCAACTGAAATGCTGGTGCTGTTAGACCTACTAACGAATCCACGATATGCAGATGAAGAGTGAATAATGATGCAAATGCATCGTAACAATTAATAATCTTATTTCTATAACTACCTTCTGAGAatgattgaaatttaaaaaattttattgaaattcatttggcAAAAGTGTTTTGTTCTTCTGCTTGGGTAAGACAGAATTACAATTGATAGTAtgatagaaaataatattttaatttttttttttctagtaTTTATTAAGAATTGATGTATATGTGGTAATTATCAGTAACACGCAtctaataaaatacatataaatgaccaacaaaataataaagaaaacgaaaaggaagaatcattttaataaactgTTTCAATCAGAAAGTACTGTTGCCTCAGATCCATAACGTATATGGTTACAGGTTAAAGTATCTAATAGATACTATCTATGTATGGTTAGTGGTGGCACTGAAGtttacaattgttgttgcagtgaagtggcgccatctatatATATGGTTAGTGGTGCCACATATTCGTTCATAATCGGCATGTTTTTCAACACTGGTAAGTCGAGATACAAACCTGCCGCGATCGCTGTTGAATTTGAAGTGCTACTAACAGGTTTTCCGTTCgctttgaaatgaaattaaacatTGTATTGTTGTTTGGCACGCCAGCAGATTTTATGGTCAAAATGCTTAAATACCAAATCATATGCAtacattaacaaatttttaatatagagCCAGCAAAATCGGCAACACctttacaataacaataaagcaTCA encodes the following:
- the LOC133841869 gene encoding ankyrin repeat and MYND domain-containing protein 2, with protein sequence MSEDGKKSQLDDIQLQLIERISKNDTNGFKQLLGQLKGGVNFVDDSGMSILAHASFKGNKEAVQLLLDMGADINLNQHGADYTPLHFAALSGNTNVCRQLLDAGINANSINSVNRTASQMAAFVGNHACVETINNYVSLASLEYYTQLHGQQQEPQIPPALLKSFHTFVTEINLHPVRITLNAQSLGLLKLLANLRKALTLMCEKEMQKTHDINELMAFKYHYLGWIVGELLRCEEQFKAQHKDKPAEGDAANKGGDFVEVFVKRVLKENKLGQLDYVEFTVRECAREFPYRECTVFRQIATQLGGKDAAPALVILRNAINGLRGFVDETSYCSTCGQEKPDKKCSKCKAVQYCDRECQRLHWFMHKKSCPRLLAAVLAGKKDQPKAPIDASELREELAKLSA
- the LOC133841868 gene encoding trichohyalin-like isoform X2, with the translated sequence MDEDVEKSSYQRKVRLRLQAIEGVENARLYEQQLNYSNKSTSEESEYVEDNFESATNDEYDNLLSMDEDVEETSYQKRVGMDQSEYDQFTEDENVESSSQRKVRCKGEKADLKANRQLQGEEMENDIFYEQQFQHPYSENYENTIEESQFGRNEMQNVQYSKMEQSQYDEYEVDEFKKERKVGSKKKNEHYNNVTELSDNTENIFEKSEYSEHNFENKLEYAQEETSYQRKARRKLKKQEERMKMCRFQEMEEQQLSETGESQYYNMEQSQNNAIRTMQPSRYGHFDIEEEGEEGKEAPYNKTHKRKKKSKKKKNFEEGSESDTMKEGDQIQPKASTKRKKKSKKKKRKRKEDSSDCNYVTEESHNNEETRFAQSQYCDMGDGENNGMEESRIGEIFENSQCRKKSLCYEYNIERLCTDDENKKESQYHNMDQSEYGQEETSYERKVRRKLKKQEKKRMKIVEDATLYEKQQQQSQYNENVAQELLYGQYNMEPSRYGQFDIAEKGEKGKERHCHKKHKHKKKSKKNKKKKKNFEEGSEYNEDTMKEGEPTYLIHSKSSTERQKKSKKKKRKLKEDSSDCNYVAEESHNNEETSQFDEESQYCDMGTQHYENYENEESQIGEKFEDSQYNENMVMPQYYENYREELMYCKNNMREWQYNMNYMESSQSENHKNEVQLPNPDFEQDSDKTLENSPPQRKSRPHTKRKATAIEENPPKIPRTYIKRQTNTNSFTTISDKTAIWQCEKRETLAEKMARFNIHDEQRRRFLSLDDAPKTESTGHELSSVSDAPADNYNNSSSLSDDVPIDEDTTFEPGRVESVQQYLAPLPYERTAHLRCTHEKMRPSSEEIWEMFKDFEAGGKAVWPVTCRIEKATSTDDIEEATPKRLRRRKAETVPRISAEKQLQAAVLSISGDFEDWKVYVPDSSSDEEEKIPNSRDDQQAVEQSDEKSNEKAEEKTDEKLNEKSERKTDKKSDEKPKQTQDQTLNQIYDQAEQLKVETFYQSLGLSTALIYNSEYVQMLNMCATESGISDVSVRLKAKVRNKVKQELQDESKDGVKPVLREASMTPTPFEELPKMLRTECSVNFERLDTYTRIDLDHHIDLCSLTDKKLPEQVEYDKYIHVVRLWIKDNKNAWFWENGACFIPNANERLVDQILEFGKFLGCKTKPRIRHSHIGRVLRFPWPIDVDKFCKYYGLSDPVLENDRKIGYYVHKNLEGVFAKVFASGLVEIYAMNPGESTEMLVLLDLLTNPRYADEE
- the LOC133841868 gene encoding trichohyalin-like isoform X1; the encoded protein is MDEDVEKSSYQRKVRLRLQAIEGVENARLYEQQLNYSNKSTSEESEYVEDNFESATNDEYDNLLSMDEDVEETSYQKRVGRKLKKQEEKERVESCRLEDVIDNYSMDQSEYDQFTEDENVESSSQRKVRCKGEKADLKANRQLQGEEMENDIFYEQQFQHPYSENYENTIEESQFGRNEMQNVQYSKMEQSQYDEYEVDEFKKERKVGSKKKNEHYNNVTELSDNTENIFEKSEYSEHNFENKLEYAQEETSYQRKARRKLKKQEERMKMCRFQEMEEQQLSETGESQYYNMEQSQNNAIRTMQPSRYGHFDIEEEGEEGKEAPYNKTHKRKKKSKKKKNFEEGSESDTMKEGDQIQPKASTKRKKKSKKKKRKRKEDSSDCNYVTEESHNNEETRFAQSQYCDMGDGENNGMEESRIGEIFENSQCRKKSLCYEYNIERLCTDDENKKESQYHNMDQSEYGQEETSYERKVRRKLKKQEKKRMKIVEDATLYEKQQQQSQYNENVAQELLYGQYNMEPSRYGQFDIAEKGEKGKERHCHKKHKHKKKSKKNKKKKKNFEEGSEYNEDTMKEGEPTYLIHSKSSTERQKKSKKKKRKLKEDSSDCNYVAEESHNNEETSQFDEESQYCDMGTQHYENYENEESQIGEKFEDSQYNENMVMPQYYENYREELMYCKNNMREWQYNMNYMESSQSENHKNEVQLPNPDFEQDSDKTLENSPPQRKSRPHTKRKATAIEENPPKIPRTYIKRQTNTNSDKTAIWQCEKRETLAEKMARFNIHDEQRRRFLSLDDAPKTESTGHELSSVSDAPADNYNNSSSLSDDVPIDEDTTFEPGRVESVQQYLAPLPYERTAHLRCTHEKMRPSSEEIWEMFKDFEAGGKAVWPVTCRIEKATSTDDIEEATPKRLRRRKAETVPRISAEKQLQAAVLSISGDFEDWKVYVPDSSSDEEEKIPNSRDDQQAVEQSDEKSNEKAEEKTDEKLNEKSERKTDKKSDEKPKQTQDQTLNQIYDQAEQLKVETFYQSLGLSTALIYNSEYVQMLNMCATESGISDVSVRLKAKVRNKVKQELQDESKDGVKPVLREASMTPTPFEELPKMLRTECSVNFERLDTYTRIDLDHHIDLCSLTDKKLPEQVEYDKYIHVVRLWIKDNKNAWFWENGACFIPNANERLVDQILEFGKFLGCKTKPRIRHSHIGRVLRFPWPIDVDKFCKYYGLSDPVLENDRKIGYYVHKNLEGVFAKVFASGLVEIYAMNPGESTEMLVLLDLLTNPRYADEE